ctttgacagatattggattttagtatttgcttcgattcgttaagttacggatattcggatttttcggatcgaataaaagcaaataacggatcgaatcaaaatttacggatattttgcctACCTCCTAGCAGTGATCACTAAAGGCTTAAAGCAGATGTTGTGAATATTAAATGAACTCTTCTTCCAGATTTATCACGTGGCCTTTCTCATTGAACTTATACAAATCACCCAAAATAGTCAGGTAAGTTTTCACTTCAGAGTTAAGAAGATGTTACATCGAaccaaatttcataaaatacaaGAATAGATACTCCGGAATCGAAAAATCCAAACTAGAAACCAAATGCTACATCATGACATCATGGTTGCATATGTCATCTCCCACTCTCACATAAACCATGTGCCTTAATCTTTTTGGCCTCCGCTTTCTACGTTCACATCCCCcagtaaattataaaaaaaaatgttggcATTTATATTGATTGAGATATGAGGGGTAAAAGTAAAACCAGTTGGATAGACACAATAAAACACTCAGTTGTCGTTTCTTTAGGAACACACGACGGACACGACACGACTCTACAACAGaagatttttaagattattttcataacaaaaaaaataaaaataaagctctgacaaaagaagagagagatgagttTTGTACTTCGTGTTGCTGCCGTGTTTTTACTGTTGACGCTTACAGTTACATCTTCATCATCCCCTAGTTCCGTTTCAGCTTCAGGTTTGGATCTCTTCTTTCGTTTTTGCTGGTTCTTCTATTCAATCTGTTTACGGATCATCTCTGATTGACTTTGTTTCGTTTGTTTTTAGGAGTTGGGAAGATCGGAATAGAAAGGAGGTCGTTGATGGTGAGCGTCCAGGATTATGATGGCCCGTCTGCAAATCCAAAACACAATCCCGGCACTCCTCCAGTTACTACCAGCCCCACCAGAGGGCCACAAGGGAACTACTGAGGGTCAGACAAACGGCACCCTCTGGCAGAGGCTGACCTACGTATCCCTTAAGTTAAAACCCACAAGGGAAGAAGAAATTAAATCTCTCAGTTTTTACATGTTCAGTTTGTCTGAGATGAAATGAAATTCTCTGTTTCTTACACCTTTCTCCAATATGTATATTGATATTAATGTGTCacaatttcttataaataaagtttttgGAAGAGGGTATGTaaccaaaattattaaatcaaaaagAGTAAAAGCTAGTAAAACCCAAATGAACAAGGTATATTGCTACATAAGCAGCTTTTTTAAGCACATGAGATCGAAACACTGCTTGTGGAAAGGTTACACATTCTCCATATATACCTTTCATATCGACATATATTTTCTGCTGATGATACTCTGCTTCAGTAGCTACCTCCTGCTGAGACGATGCTAGGTCCTTGTCAACTTCTTACTGATGAGATCTCTCATCTCGATCTCTCCCGGGAATCTACCTTCTTTCAATTTTGAAAACAcctacaaaaaaatacaaatgaccAGAACGGTACAAAAACTTTTAACACCATGCGGAAGTCATCTTAAAACATTCATTGATAAGTGAGTTTAATACTAACGAACCAGTTCCCCGTTGCAGAGAACTTCAAAGGCGCCTGAGCTTTGAAGGTAAGACTGGAGAAAGTTTCCGAGAAGCCAAGTAGAAGCCATGGAACCAAACCTATTGGCCCTCAGGGAGTTGAACCAAGCAGGCGGCTGCGTGATTCCAATCATGGGGAAGACGCGATCACCCGCAACTATCATACCGATAACTCCCATCTGAGCAACCGGTACAACCTTAGCTAGGAGACGCTTTGGTGCTGGTGCTGGGTAGTTTGCGAGAACCACATCCAAACCTGGAAACTCCGTCTCTAACATCTTCTTCATGGTCACTGC
The nucleotide sequence above comes from Raphanus sativus cultivar WK10039 unplaced genomic scaffold, ASM80110v3 Scaffold0596, whole genome shotgun sequence. Encoded proteins:
- the LOC130502587 gene encoding selT-like protein, with the protein product MAMDRAQLILLGLPIFLFCSDLFNLFTPPPPKPPTHQAPPPHVPHHHHQRPAGFTPETLDFPFSQKKQSGLGGAVGYGNTVEINFCVSCSFKGTAVTMKKMLETEFPGLDVVLANYPAPAPKRLLAKVVPVAQMGVIGMIVAGDRVFPMIGITQPPAWFNSLRANRFGSMASTWLLGNFLQSYLQSSGAFEVLCNGELVFSKLKEGRFPGEIEMRDLISKKLTRT